The Lathyrus oleraceus cultivar Zhongwan6 chromosome 5, CAAS_Psat_ZW6_1.0, whole genome shotgun sequence genome includes the window AATTTGCAGAGAGGAATGTAGTTGCAATCCGGTTCGATATTTTTGCATTGTATCAATGCAAAGATCTGGGAGTGGATGGTTCGAGACGTTTTTGAACAGTCATATTAACATAAGCTCCAATGGAGAAATATTTTCGGTTAGCAAAAGAAGAGAAAACGTTTCTTCAATTTTGAAGACGATAGATGAAGTTTATAATCTCGATTGGTTAACCAGTGCTTCCAAGAATGAATGTTCTGCTGCTGTTGGCTTCAAGTGGATGCTTAATCAGGTATAAGAACCATATATATAGTAAGGGTATGTGTTTGGCTTCAAGTGGATGCTACTATGTCGATTTATTTTAAGGTATATTATATACTATGTTTTCACATCTCTATATGTTCCAAACTAGGGTTTGATGGAGCATCATAAAGAAATAGTGGATTATTTGGAGGAGAAACAAGTTTCTATGATATTCTTGTTTAGAAGAAATTTGCTTCGTAGAATGGTATCTGTGCTAGCCAATACTTATGATAAAGATTTCAAGCTATTAAATGGAACACACCAGTCTCATGTGCATTCTACAGTCGAGGTTTCTAAATTCATCATTCTTTATTTTTTCATATAATCTCCATTGATTTCAAAACTGATTCAGTTATGGTTTTGCAGGCTTCGATTCTTGCAAAGTACAAACCACAAATCAATAGCACGATATTGATTCCAGAGCTAAAGCAAACGGAGGAGACGATTCGAAAAGCGATTGCGTATTTTAAGAACATTCGTCACGTCGTTCTTTACTACGAGGATCTTGTTAACAACCGCAATGTAAGACTAGTGTACTAGTATGTTTGAATTGACAGTAACATTGAGAAAATTACTATATAAAGTAGTAACATTTTTTTGAATATTTGATGATGCAGAAATTGAAGGATGTTCAAGAATTTCTAAGGGTGCCATACAGAGAACTAGAGAGTCGTCAAGTGAAGATACATACAGCACCATTATCGATGCAAATTGAAAACTGGGATGAAGTTCGGAAAGTGCTGAAAGGGACCACGTACGAGAGTTATCTTTATGACTAATCAAATGTAGGAGATTTTGTCATAAGATCAATAGAGCAAAATCTAATGCTCCTTGAATATTGTTTGTACATATGAAGGATTTTATTTTGTGGTTAGGCATAAGATTGTTAGTTACAAGCATTTCGAAGTTGCATTCTTAATAGTCCATGACATAAAGGAtgggattttttttaaattacatTTACTTATTAGATAACTGTTTTTGAAGGAGATTAATCATATGATTTCACGTAACTACATATCTCTTGgttaaattttaaaataaaataaaaaatctttAATAATAATAGGCATTCACATTATACTTATATTATTAAATTGAGTTACTCCCCTTCTCAAGTAACAGCTACTTTTATATAGGGGTGGTAAACGGGGATGCCCGCCCCGTTTAGGTCCGCCCCGtaaaagcccgcaaaaaaacggggcggAGCGGGacggtcatagttgaggatgtgaGCTTAAAATTTAGATCCGTCCCGCAAAAAGTGAGGACGGGGCGGAGAAAGTCCGCTGGCACTGCACTCTTTAAGTCTAAAAATACAAAATTTATGTAAATGCACatgcccgcaaaagcccgcgaaaaaaacaGAACGGGGCGCgggcggacacatttgagggtgagggcctaaatctTTGGTCCGCCCCGCACAAACGGGCATGCCCAGCGGACCGAGCCTGTTTTGCCACCCCTACTTTTATAGGTGTCAATTATTGAGATGATTGTTGCCACATAAGcaatattaaaatattaaaactTTAACCAATACTAGCTAACACAATTACAAAAGCGTTGTTCTTCAATTTCTGTTACTCATGCGCTCTAATGAAATTGCAAAAATACTCTTAGATTCAAGATTTTAAAATACAAATGTACTTGAATTATACAACATTCTCATGAAAGATCCCAACAACACGCCACAGTCAATGTTAAAAATCAATTTGGATTTTGAATTCTAGATTTTTCAAGAGACGAAGAAAACATAAattaacataaaaaaaatattatcACACACACAAAAATACGTAATATTACATAGATTTTTTGATAATATAAAATCTTTAAAATTACGCTTCATGATATAGAGATGGTTAAGTATGTTTTAACATCTTTAAAATATCGTTGATCGATCTCGCCAAAGACTCATCCACAAAATTCTTAAATTATCATTCATCTTCAATTCAAAGTCACTACTATAAATAAAAGTATATTTTATGACAATGATTTCCCTTCACGTAACGAAAAACAGAGGTATAATTCTTAGATGCACCATCTTTTTTTTTCTGTTAAAAATATACAATCTATTATGTCGGTTTTAGTTGAAAGTTGGAGAGTCAACTAAGTCAAGATACATGATTCGAACCTCAGCAGCTTtagtttatgtttttatttcattaaaaactgcttgttattattgttgttgatgttattgttgttgttgtttagttgTTCTACTTCCCAAAGTTATGAAAAGTCATATGTTGTAATTtagttgttgttattgagttTGATTTTGAGATAGGTATTGAGATTATGTTTTTGTGATTCTTTGTGCAACTCTCGATCTTATTTCGTCGAACATGTTGTTGTTTAGGTGTTCTATTTTCAAAAGTTATGAAAAACTATGTGTTGTAGTTtagttgttgttattgagtttgagtttgagattgatattgagatgaatgatgaatTACAGGATATTCAAAAATCATTTATTAGTGTAAAttgttcttcaaatataacaTAATTCTTCATATAATTATTTTGTAAACTAATTTGAGAAGTTATATGTTCAATTAGGGCTTAGTGAAATAAGTTATACatattagatataataaactcaatcGTGTTTTACCCGTCAGTTAAATATCAAAATTGAGGAGAAATATATTTTTCACCGTTTAAAAATTCCAAAAAGGATCTCCCTGAGGATTGAACCCATTACCTTTTTACACATCATTTGTCGGTGTAACTAAAACTAAGAGGTCAAGTGGGGCATTTTTTATGACGTCCTCCATTACCTCGCATTTGAAACTAAGGTAACACCTCATTGTTGGAAAAAACCAGAAATGGAGTGGTGAAAAACAGTGTGTTTGGGAAAGATGAAGATGATAATGTGAATAGAGAGCGATAGAGAAATAGAGAAAGATTGAGAGAATTGAATCATATGGCATTGACCTTTCAACTATGACATACAATGTCTATTTATAGGGTACAAATTGGAACCACAAACAGGCCCAAGAATAACAGAAAAAAACAGAATTACAAAAACAGCTTATTTCCAAAACAACTTATCCAATAAGTTGTTTTCACTGCAGTGCTTTTTAAAGCTTCTATCAAGCATTTGAATTATTAAGGACTTCCAATACACCACCTGAATTCAAATGCTCCACACTCATCATGCTCAACTTCTTCACAAGTCTCTTGAACACATCACTTGTCACGCCTTTCGTTAACAAGTCTGCGACTTGTTCTTCGCTTCTGTAGTACCCTAAACGCAACTGTCCGGAGctcaccaattctctcaaatAGTGGAATCGCATTTCAATATGCTTGCTCCTCCCATGTGCTATGGGATTCTTAGCAAGGTTTATCGCTGAAATGTTGTCCACAAGTAGCAAAACAGCCCCATTTCTACTGTTGTCCAACTCCTTACATAGATTCACCAgccacacagcttggcatgcacACATCGACGCTGCTATATACTCGGCCTCACAAGAAGAGAGGGCTACAATCGGTTCCTTTTTCgaacaccaagagattggtgTCTTACCGAACATAAAGAGATACCCTGCCGTAGACTTTCGATCATCCTTATCTCCGCACCAATTGGAATCGGTGTATCCGAGTAACTCACAACTTCTGCCCATGTCGCTTGCCGG containing:
- the LOC127079140 gene encoding uncharacterized protein LOC127079140, with amino-acid sequence METKRLIFGNSLQDPLDIKYTKKLPLTLRLIVLAIAVVCGIYICSICLELKGIRTTSNFLGVSIFKQPCPFPSNVQDWELPYLHYPQPNTYSREECSCNPVRYFCIVSMQRSGSGWFETFLNSHINISSNGEIFSVSKRRENVSSILKTIDEVYNLDWLTSASKNECSAAVGFKWMLNQGLMEHHKEIVDYLEEKQVSMIFLFRRNLLRRMVSVLANTYDKDFKLLNGTHQSHVHSTVEASILAKYKPQINSTILIPELKQTEETIRKAIAYFKNIRHVVLYYEDLVNNRNKLKDVQEFLRVPYRELESRQVKIHTAPLSMQIENWDEVRKVLKGTTYESYLYD